A stretch of the Macaca mulatta isolate MMU2019108-1 chromosome 16, T2T-MMU8v2.0, whole genome shotgun sequence genome encodes the following:
- the LOC100429063 gene encoding uncharacterized protein LOC100429063, whose amino-acid sequence MAEEPFPTMLTKAYPSPQTPVALCKNAHPGTTGQPHLTGDPIGPASARCPCPRGDSGAYTGTGTCSCRTCRERGTSSAPLWSQNPQHGRGPSRGHAAARAAAPEPSGPCTGTAKDQPSEELPDLRPPAVVTGLSPGAENMAGDRGV is encoded by the exons ATGGCAGAAGAGCCTTTTCCGACGATGCTGACGAAGGCTTATCCCTCACCCCAGACGCCTGTGGCCCTTTGTAAAAACGCGCACCCAGGTACCACAGGGCAGCCTCACCTCACCGGAGATCCCATCGGGCCTGCATCTGCACGTTGTCCTTGTCCAAGAGGAGATTCGGGAGCCTATACGGGCACAGGCACATG ctCCTGCCGCACGTGCAGAGAGAGGGGAACTTCCAGCGCCCCTCTGTGGAGCCAGAACCCACAGCATGGGAGGGGCCCCTCCAGAGGCCATGCTGCAGCTAGAGCAGCAGCTCCAGAGCCCTCCGGGCCCTGCACCGGTACAGCCAAGGACCAGCCCAGTGAGGAGCTGCCCGACCTCAGGCCACCTGCCGTAGTCACTGGCCTCAGCCCTGGAGCTGAGAACATGGCTGGAGATAGAGGTGTTTGA